In a genomic window of Streptomyces katrae:
- a CDS encoding ATP-dependent Clp protease ATP-binding subunit, giving the protein MFERFTDRARRVVVLAQEEARMLNHNYIGTEHILLGLIHEGEGVAAKALESLGISLEAVRQQVEEIIGQGQQAPSGHIPFTPRAKKVLELSLREALQLGHNYIGTEHILLGLIREGEGVAAQVLVKLGADLNRVRQQVIQLLSGYTGGGKESATAGGPAEGTPSTSLVLDQFGRNLTQAARESKLDPVIGREKEIERVMQVLSRRTKNNPVLIGEPGVGKTAVVEGLAQAIVKGEVPETLKDKHLYTLDLGALVAGSRYRGDFEERLKKVLKEIRTRGDIILFIDELHTLVGAGAAEGAIDAASILKPMLARGELQTIGATTLDEYRKHLEKDAALERRFQPIQVAEPSLPHTIEILKGLRDRYEAHHRVSITDEALVQAATLADRYISDRFLPDKAIDLIDEAGSRMRIRRMTAPPDLREFDEKIAAVRRDKESAIDSQDFEKAASLRDSEKQLLAAKSKREKEWKAGDMDVVAEVDGELIAEVLATATGIPVFKLTEEESSRLLRMEDELHKRVIGQKDAIKALSQAIRRTRAGLKDPKRPGGSFIFAGPSGVGKTELSKTLAEFLFGDEDALISLDMSEFSEKHTVSRLFGSPPGYVGYEEGGQLTEKVRRKPFSVVLFDEVEKAHPDIFNSLLQILEDGRLTDSQGRVVDFKNTVIIMTTNLGTRDISKGFNLGFAAQGDVKTGYDRMKAKVNEELKQHFRPEFLNRVDDTVVFHQLSQEDIIQIVDLMIAKVDERLKDRDMGIELSGEAKLLLAKRGYDPIMGARPLRRTIQREIEDLLSEKILFGELRPGHIVVVGVEGEGEEAKFTFRGEEKSALPDLPPIEATGSGPDLSKGA; this is encoded by the coding sequence ATGTTCGAGAGGTTCACCGACCGCGCGCGGCGGGTTGTCGTCCTGGCTCAGGAAGAAGCCCGGATGCTCAACCACAACTACATCGGCACCGAGCACATCCTCCTGGGCTTGATCCACGAGGGTGAGGGTGTCGCCGCTAAGGCCCTGGAGAGCCTCGGGATTTCGCTCGAGGCTGTTCGCCAGCAGGTTGAGGAGATCATCGGCCAGGGCCAGCAGGCCCCGTCCGGCCACATCCCCTTCACGCCGCGGGCGAAGAAGGTCCTGGAGCTTTCGCTCCGAGAGGCCCTCCAGCTCGGCCACAACTACATCGGCACCGAGCACATCCTGCTCGGCCTGATCCGCGAGGGCGAGGGCGTCGCCGCCCAGGTCCTCGTGAAGCTGGGCGCCGATCTGAACAGGGTCCGGCAGCAGGTCATCCAGCTGCTCTCCGGCTACACCGGGGGCGGCAAGGAGTCGGCCACCGCAGGCGGCCCGGCCGAGGGCACCCCCTCGACCTCGCTGGTCCTCGACCAGTTCGGCCGCAACCTCACCCAGGCTGCCCGCGAATCCAAGCTCGACCCGGTCATCGGGCGCGAGAAGGAGATCGAGCGGGTCATGCAGGTGCTGTCCCGCCGGACCAAGAACAACCCGGTCCTCATCGGCGAGCCCGGCGTCGGCAAGACCGCCGTCGTCGAGGGGCTGGCCCAGGCCATCGTCAAGGGCGAGGTGCCCGAGACCCTCAAGGACAAGCACCTGTACACCCTCGACCTGGGTGCACTGGTCGCCGGTTCCCGCTACCGCGGTGACTTCGAGGAGCGCCTGAAGAAGGTCCTCAAGGAGATCCGCACCCGCGGCGACATCATCCTGTTCATCGACGAGCTCCACACGCTGGTCGGTGCGGGCGCCGCCGAGGGCGCGATCGACGCGGCTTCGATCCTGAAGCCCATGCTGGCCCGTGGTGAGCTCCAGACCATCGGTGCCACGACGCTCGACGAGTACCGCAAGCACCTGGAGAAGGACGCCGCGCTGGAGCGCCGCTTCCAGCCGATCCAGGTCGCGGAGCCGTCGCTGCCGCACACCATCGAGATCCTCAAGGGTCTCCGTGACCGGTACGAGGCCCACCACCGCGTGTCGATCACGGACGAGGCCCTGGTGCAGGCCGCCACGCTGGCCGACCGGTACATCTCGGACCGCTTCCTGCCGGACAAGGCGATCGACCTGATCGACGAGGCCGGCTCCCGGATGCGCATCCGCCGGATGACCGCGCCGCCGGACCTGCGCGAGTTCGACGAGAAGATCGCGGCCGTGCGCCGCGACAAGGAGTCGGCCATCGACTCCCAGGACTTCGAGAAGGCGGCTTCGCTCCGTGATTCGGAGAAGCAGCTGCTCGCCGCGAAGTCCAAGCGCGAGAAGGAGTGGAAGGCCGGCGACATGGACGTCGTCGCCGAGGTCGACGGCGAGCTCATCGCCGAGGTCCTGGCGACCGCGACCGGCATTCCCGTCTTCAAGCTGACCGAGGAGGAGTCCTCGCGACTGCTCCGCATGGAAGACGAGCTCCACAAGCGCGTCATCGGGCAGAAGGACGCCATCAAGGCCCTTTCGCAGGCGATCCGCCGTACGCGGGCCGGCCTGAAGGACCCGAAGCGCCCCGGCGGCTCGTTCATCTTCGCCGGCCCGTCCGGTGTCGGTAAGACCGAGCTGTCGAAGACCCTCGCCGAATTCCTCTTCGGTGACGAGGACGCGCTGATCTCCCTCGACATGTCGGAGTTCAGCGAGAAGCACACGGTTTCGCGTCTCTTCGGTTCGCCCCCCGGCTACGTGGGCTACGAAGAGGGCGGCCAGCTGACCGAGAAGGTCCGCCGGAAGCCGTTCTCCGTCGTCCTCTTCGACGAGGTCGAGAAGGCGCACCCGGATATCTTCAATTCGCTGCTGCAGATCCTGGAGGACGGTCGCCTGACCGACTCCCAGGGACGGGTGGTCGACTTCAAGAACACGGTCATCATCATGACGACCAACCTGGGTACGCGGGACATCTCCAAGGGCTTCAACCTGGGCTTCGCCGCCCAGGGCGATGTCAAGACCGGTTACGACCGGATGAAGGCGAAGGTCAACGAAGAGCTCAAGCAGCACTTCCGGCCTGAGTTCCTCAACCGCGTCGACGACACGGTCGTCTTCCACCAGCTCAGCCAGGAAGACATCATCCAGATCGTCGACCTGATGATCGCCAAGGTGGACGAGCGCCTCAAGGACCGCGACATGGGCATCGAGCTCAGCGGTGAGGCGAAGCTGCTCCTGGCCAAGCGCGGCTACGACCCGATCATGGGTGCCCGCCCGCTGCGCCGGACCATCCAGCGCGAGATCGAGGACCTGCTGTCGGAGAAGATCCTCTTCGGCGAGCTGCGCCCCGGTCACATCGTGGTGGTCGGTGTCGAGGGTGAGGGTGAGGAAGCCAAGTTCACCTTCCGCGGCGAGGAGAAGTCGGCCCTGCCCGACCTCCCCCCGATTGAGGCCACGGGCTCGGGCCCGGACCTGTCGAAGGGCGCGTAA
- a CDS encoding M23 family metallopeptidase, with protein sequence MSAKRVSTRRTRTALAATALGAALALGAGTTAAFADEAPTALSATAELTAVQAQAQAQAAQAAAGKAGLWDKPVESYTLSATFGKGGSMWAHKHSGQDFAVPVGTPVHAASAGTVVKAGPNGGGDGPAYGNAIVIKHADNTYSQYAHLSKILVTIGQKVSVDQKIALSGNTGNSSGPHLHFEIRTTPDYGSAINPVAFLRTVGVTV encoded by the coding sequence ATGTCCGCGAAGCGCGTCAGCACCCGTCGTACCCGTACCGCCCTCGCCGCCACCGCCCTCGGTGCGGCGCTGGCCCTCGGGGCCGGGACGACCGCCGCCTTCGCCGACGAGGCCCCCACCGCCCTGTCCGCCACCGCCGAGCTGACCGCCGTCCAGGCGCAGGCCCAGGCCCAGGCCGCCCAGGCCGCCGCCGGGAAGGCCGGGCTCTGGGACAAGCCCGTCGAGAGCTACACGCTCTCCGCGACCTTCGGCAAGGGCGGCAGCATGTGGGCCCACAAGCACTCCGGCCAGGACTTCGCCGTCCCCGTCGGCACCCCCGTGCACGCCGCCTCCGCCGGCACCGTCGTCAAGGCCGGCCCCAACGGCGGCGGCGACGGTCCGGCCTACGGCAACGCCATCGTGATCAAGCACGCGGACAACACGTACTCCCAGTACGCGCACCTGTCGAAGATCCTGGTCACGATCGGCCAGAAGGTCTCCGTCGACCAGAAGATCGCCCTGTCCGGCAACACCGGCAACTCCAGCGGTCCGCACCTGCACTTCGAGATCCGCACGACGCCGGACTACGGCTCCGCGATCAACCCCGTGGCCTTCCTGCGGACCGTCGGCGTCACCGTCTGA
- a CDS encoding SCO3374 family protein: MAVVNTVNAVPPPRAPSGTDARALRADTRTWYERVLGWATVAGPPVRLVTGVRFDVLELPAEAGAGLLRRPGLATGPVALEGRRMRFLVAPGAADELEGLLDWLEWGGVALELTALGAGGGITAPVPPGREPGGDPGRAAVWLRPPELGCEASLPALPGPGRGAGAGPGGSGGPDLVRLVAAAATECHRARLWRRTRQPLAFS; encoded by the coding sequence ATGGCCGTCGTCAACACCGTGAACGCCGTTCCCCCGCCCCGCGCTCCTTCCGGGACGGACGCCCGGGCTTTACGCGCGGACACCCGTACCTGGTACGAGCGGGTGCTCGGCTGGGCCACGGTGGCCGGGCCGCCCGTGCGGCTGGTCACCGGGGTCCGGTTCGACGTGCTGGAGCTTCCGGCGGAGGCCGGGGCCGGGCTGCTGCGCCGCCCCGGCCTGGCCACCGGTCCGGTGGCGCTGGAGGGGCGCAGGATGCGCTTCCTGGTCGCCCCGGGGGCCGCCGACGAGCTGGAGGGGCTGCTCGACTGGCTGGAGTGGGGCGGGGTGGCGCTGGAGCTCACCGCCCTGGGTGCGGGGGGCGGGATCACCGCCCCCGTGCCGCCCGGGCGCGAGCCGGGAGGGGATCCCGGGAGGGCCGCCGTGTGGCTGCGGCCCCCCGAGCTGGGGTGCGAGGCCTCGCTGCCGGCCCTGCCGGGTCCGGGGCGGGGCGCCGGGGCCGGACCCGGGGGGTCCGGCGGGCCCGACCTCGTACGCCTGGTGGCCGCGGCGGCGACGGAATGCCACCGCGCCCGCCTGTGGCGGCGTACGCGTCAGCCCTTGGCCTTCTCGTAG
- a CDS encoding A/G-specific adenine glycosylase — protein MTASAESAAFSASAAPAPPSPASARALHEPVIAWFDEHARDLPWRRPEAGPWGVMVSEFMLQQTPVSRVLPVYEQWLARWPRPADLAAEAPGEAVRAWGRLGYPRRALRLHGAAAAITERHGGDVPRDHAQLLALPGIGEYTAAAVASFAYGQRHAVLDTNVRRVFARTSTGVEYPPNATTAAERRLARALLPEDEATAARWAAASMELGALVCTAKSPDCVRCPVAELCAWRLAGKPAHDGPPRRGQTYAGTDRQVRGRLLAVLREATGPVAQAQLDAVWDEPVQRARALDGLVSDGLVEPLARGMYRLPQG, from the coding sequence ATGACTGCATCCGCCGAATCCGCCGCTTTCTCCGCTTCCGCGGCCCCCGCACCCCCGTCGCCCGCTTCCGCCCGCGCCCTGCACGAGCCGGTCATCGCGTGGTTCGACGAGCACGCCCGCGACCTGCCCTGGCGCCGCCCCGAGGCCGGCCCCTGGGGGGTCATGGTCAGCGAGTTCATGCTCCAGCAGACCCCCGTCAGCCGGGTCCTGCCGGTGTACGAGCAGTGGCTCGCCCGCTGGCCCCGGCCCGCCGACCTGGCAGCCGAGGCGCCGGGCGAGGCGGTACGGGCCTGGGGGCGCCTGGGCTACCCGCGCCGGGCGCTGCGCCTGCACGGCGCGGCCGCGGCGATAACGGAACGCCACGGCGGTGACGTGCCGCGCGACCACGCGCAGCTGCTCGCGCTGCCGGGGATCGGCGAGTACACGGCCGCGGCGGTGGCCTCCTTCGCGTACGGGCAGCGGCACGCGGTGCTCGACACCAACGTGCGCCGGGTCTTCGCCCGCACCTCCACCGGCGTGGAGTACCCGCCGAACGCCACCACCGCCGCCGAGCGGCGCCTGGCCCGGGCCCTGCTGCCCGAGGACGAGGCCACGGCGGCCCGCTGGGCGGCGGCCTCGATGGAGCTGGGCGCGCTGGTCTGCACGGCCAAGAGCCCGGACTGCGTCCGTTGCCCGGTGGCGGAGCTGTGCGCCTGGCGGCTGGCCGGGAAGCCGGCGCACGACGGGCCGCCGCGGCGCGGGCAGACGTACGCGGGCACCGACCGCCAGGTGCGCGGCCGGCTGCTGGCCGTCCTGCGCGAGGCGACGGGGCCGGTGGCGCAGGCGCAGCTCGACGCGGTGTGGGACGAGCCGGTGCAACGGGCCAGGGCGCTGGACGGACTGGTGTCGGACGGGCTGGTGGAGCCGCTCGCCCGCGGGATGTACCGCCTCCCGCAGGGCTAG
- the cseB gene encoding two-component system response regulator CseB, producing the protein MAETHVLFVEDDDVIREATTLALERDGFMVTAMPDGLSGLESFRANRPDIALLDVMVPGMDGVSLCRRIRDESTVPVIMLSARADSIDVVLGLEAGADDYVTKPFDGSVLVARIRAVLRRFGHAGGAQNGGNGPGDDDGADERGVLSFGDLEVDTEGMEVRRAGAPVALTPTEMRLLLEFSSAPGTVLSRDRLLERVWDYDWGGDTRVVDVHVQRLRTKIGQDRIETVRGFGYKLKA; encoded by the coding sequence ATGGCCGAGACCCACGTGCTGTTCGTGGAGGACGACGACGTCATCCGCGAGGCCACGACCCTGGCGCTGGAGCGCGACGGGTTCATGGTCACCGCCATGCCCGACGGCCTGTCCGGACTGGAGTCCTTCCGGGCGAACCGGCCCGACATCGCCCTGCTGGACGTCATGGTGCCCGGCATGGACGGCGTGAGCCTGTGCCGGCGCATCCGTGACGAGTCCACCGTCCCGGTGATCATGCTCTCGGCGCGCGCCGACTCCATCGACGTGGTCCTGGGCCTGGAGGCGGGCGCGGACGACTACGTCACCAAGCCCTTCGACGGCTCGGTCCTCGTCGCCCGGATCCGCGCGGTCCTGCGCCGCTTCGGACACGCGGGCGGCGCGCAGAACGGCGGCAACGGGCCGGGGGACGACGACGGCGCCGACGAGCGCGGGGTGCTGTCCTTCGGCGACCTGGAGGTCGACACCGAGGGCATGGAGGTCCGCCGGGCGGGCGCCCCCGTCGCCCTGACCCCCACCGAGATGCGGCTGCTGCTGGAGTTCTCCTCCGCTCCCGGCACCGTCCTGTCCCGCGACCGGCTCCTGGAGCGGGTCTGGGACTACGACTGGGGCGGCGACACCCGCGTCGTGGACGTCCACGTCCAGCGGCTGCGCACCAAGATCGGGCAGGACCGGATCGAGACGGTCCGCGGCTTCGGATACAAGCTCAAGGCATGA
- the cseC gene encoding two-component system sensor histidine kinase CseC — MRRFTLRTGIRWKITLAIAAVGALTALALSLVVHSAARVSMLESARDSELERVQYIARTPDAGRKPIWGAKLNDPDLPAQLREKARSGRRGTYIQEAPKRAPEVWAAVPLGNGQVLSMHHEFRESANMVRDLDRALVIGSLAVVIGGSALGVLIGGQISSRLRKAAAAAQRVAHGDPEVRVRDAVGGVVRDETDDLARAVDAMADALQQRLEAERRVTADIAHELRTPVTGLLTAAELLPPGRPTELVRDRAQAMRALVEDVLEVARLDGASERAELQEVALGEFVNRRVTALMPEASVRVVADEIVSTDPRRLERILGNLLANAARYGQAPIQVDVEGRVVRVRDHGPGFPEALLREGPSRFRTGSTDRAGVGHGLGLTIAEGQARVLGARLTFRNVAAPGGADTEGAAAGAVAVLWLPEHAPTTTGSFPIVQLPG, encoded by the coding sequence ATGAGGCGTTTCACCCTGCGCACGGGGATCCGCTGGAAGATCACGCTCGCCATCGCCGCCGTCGGCGCCCTCACCGCGCTCGCCCTGAGCCTGGTGGTGCACAGCGCCGCCCGCGTGTCGATGCTGGAGAGCGCCCGCGACTCCGAGCTGGAACGGGTGCAGTACATCGCCCGCACCCCCGACGCCGGCCGCAAGCCCATCTGGGGCGCCAAGCTCAACGACCCCGACCTCCCCGCCCAACTGCGCGAGAAGGCCCGCTCGGGGCGGCGCGGCACCTACATCCAGGAGGCCCCCAAGCGGGCCCCCGAGGTGTGGGCGGCCGTACCCCTCGGCAACGGGCAGGTGCTCTCCATGCACCACGAGTTCCGCGAGAGCGCCAACATGGTGCGCGACCTGGACCGGGCCCTCGTCATCGGCTCCCTCGCCGTCGTGATCGGCGGCTCGGCCCTCGGCGTGCTCATCGGCGGGCAGATCTCCAGCCGGCTGCGCAAGGCCGCGGCCGCCGCCCAGCGGGTGGCGCACGGCGACCCCGAGGTCCGCGTGCGGGACGCGGTGGGCGGCGTCGTGCGCGACGAGACGGACGACCTCGCCCGGGCGGTGGACGCCATGGCCGACGCCCTCCAGCAGCGGCTGGAGGCCGAGCGGCGGGTCACCGCCGACATCGCGCACGAACTGCGCACCCCGGTGACGGGGCTGCTCACCGCCGCGGAGCTGCTGCCGCCGGGGAGGCCGACGGAGCTGGTGCGCGACCGGGCGCAGGCGATGCGGGCCCTGGTCGAGGACGTCCTGGAGGTGGCCCGGCTGGACGGCGCGTCCGAGCGTGCCGAGCTGCAGGAGGTGGCGCTGGGCGAGTTCGTCAACCGCCGGGTGACGGCGCTGATGCCGGAGGCCTCGGTACGGGTGGTCGCGGACGAGATCGTCAGCACCGACCCGCGCCGCCTGGAGCGGATCCTCGGCAACCTGCTGGCCAACGCCGCGCGGTACGGGCAGGCGCCGATCCAGGTCGACGTCGAGGGCCGCGTCGTCCGCGTCCGGGACCACGGGCCGGGCTTCCCCGAGGCCCTGCTGCGCGAGGGCCCGAGCCGGTTCCGCACCGGTTCGACGGACCGGGCGGGGGTCGGGCACGGGCTCGGCCTGACCATCGCCGAGGGGCAGGCCCGCGTCCTGGGCGCCCGCCTCACCTTCCGCAACGTCGCGGCCCCGGGCGGCGCGGACACCGAGGGGGCGGCGGCCGGGGCGGTGGCGGTCCTGTGGCTCCCGGAACACGCCCCGACGACGACGGGCAGCTTCCCGATCGTCCAGCTCCCGGGCTGA
- the disA gene encoding DNA integrity scanning diadenylate cyclase DisA, protein MAAKDGAAASGKSGASSKHEALMRASLTAVAPGQPLRDGLERIVRGNTGGLIVLGMDKTVEAMCTGGFVLDVEFTATRLRELCKLDGALILDKDLTKILRAGVQLVPDASIPTEETGTRHRTADRVSKQCGFPVVSVSQSMRLIALYVDGERRVLEESGAILSRANQALATLERYKLRLDEVAGTLSALEIEDLVTVRDVTAVAQRLEMVRRIATEIAEYVVELGTDGRLLSLQLDELTVGIEQERELVIRDYVPEPTAKRSRTVEEALPALDALTHPELLELAIVAKALGYTGSPETLDSAVSPRGYRLLAKVPRLPGAIIERLVEHFGGLQKLLAASVDDLQTVDGVGEARARSVREGLSRLAESSILERYV, encoded by the coding sequence GTGGCAGCCAAGGACGGGGCAGCAGCATCCGGGAAGTCGGGCGCGAGCTCCAAGCACGAGGCGTTGATGCGCGCCTCCCTCACCGCGGTCGCACCTGGTCAGCCGCTGCGTGACGGTCTGGAGCGGATCGTCCGCGGCAACACGGGCGGGCTCATCGTCCTCGGCATGGACAAGACGGTCGAGGCCATGTGCACCGGCGGCTTCGTCCTGGACGTGGAGTTCACCGCGACCCGGCTGCGGGAGCTGTGCAAGCTCGACGGCGCGCTGATCCTGGACAAGGACCTGACGAAGATCCTGCGGGCCGGCGTGCAGCTGGTGCCGGACGCGTCGATCCCCACGGAGGAGACGGGCACCCGGCACCGCACGGCGGACCGGGTGTCGAAGCAGTGCGGGTTCCCGGTGGTGTCGGTGTCCCAGTCGATGCGGCTGATCGCGCTGTACGTGGACGGGGAGCGGCGGGTCCTGGAGGAGTCCGGGGCGATCCTCTCCCGTGCGAACCAGGCGCTGGCCACGCTGGAGCGGTACAAGCTGCGGCTGGACGAGGTCGCGGGCACGCTGTCGGCGCTGGAGATCGAGGACCTGGTCACGGTGCGCGACGTGACGGCGGTCGCGCAGCGGCTGGAAATGGTCCGCCGGATCGCGACCGAGATCGCCGAGTACGTGGTCGAACTGGGCACGGACGGGCGACTGCTGTCGCTCCAGCTGGACGAGCTGACGGTGGGCATCGAGCAGGAGCGGGAGCTGGTGATCCGGGACTACGTTCCGGAACCGACGGCGAAGCGTTCCCGCACGGTGGAGGAGGCGCTGCCGGCGCTGGACGCGCTGACGCATCCGGAACTGCTGGAGCTGGCGATCGTGGCGAAGGCGCTGGGGTACACCGGCTCGCCGGAGACCCTGGACTCGGCGGTCTCGCCCCGCGGTTACCGGCTGCTGGCGAAGGTGCCGCGGCTGCCGGGGGCGATCATCGAGCGGCTGGTGGAGCACTTCGGGGGGCTGCAGAAGCTGTTGGCCGCCAGCGTGGACGATCTCCAGACCGTGGACGGTGTCGGCGAGGCCCGCGCCCGGAGCGTCCGCGAGGGCCTGTCCCGCCTGGCGGAGTCCTCGATCCTCGAACGCTACGTCTGA
- a CDS encoding SigE family RNA polymerase sigma factor, whose product MAHGDVLEFEEYVRTRQDALLRSARRLVPDPTDAQDLLQTALVRTYGRWEGIADKSLADAYLRRVMINTRTEWWRARKLDEVPTEQLPDASVEDGSDQRADRALLMDILKVLAPKQRSVVVLRHWEQMSTEETAAALGMSAGTVKSTLHRALARLRQELESRDLDMRALERGDHTTRYERRERCAA is encoded by the coding sequence ATGGCGCACGGAGATGTACTCGAGTTCGAGGAGTACGTACGCACCCGGCAGGACGCCCTGCTGCGCAGCGCCCGGCGCCTGGTCCCGGACCCCACCGACGCGCAGGACCTCCTGCAGACCGCCCTCGTGCGCACCTACGGCCGCTGGGAGGGCATCGCCGACAAGTCCCTGGCCGACGCCTACCTGCGGCGCGTCATGATCAACACGCGGACCGAGTGGTGGCGGGCCCGCAAGCTCGACGAGGTCCCCACCGAGCAGCTCCCGGACGCCTCCGTCGAGGACGGCTCCGACCAGCGCGCCGACCGGGCCCTGCTCATGGACATCCTCAAGGTCCTCGCGCCCAAGCAGCGCAGTGTCGTGGTGCTGCGACACTGGGAGCAGATGAGCACCGAGGAGACGGCCGCGGCGCTCGGAATGTCGGCGGGAACCGTGAAGAGCACCTTGCACCGCGCGCTGGCCCGGCTCCGCCAGGAGCTGGAGAGCCGGGACCTGGACATGCGTGCGCTCGAACGCGGTGACCACACCACGCGGTACGAGAGGCGGGAGCGGTGCGCGGCCTGA
- a CDS encoding phosphatase PAP2 family protein, translating into MDTSDLYRHITDFAHDTPPWVQSAFEVWTEYGLLVFGLLYIAAWWRARGRRDPRDVARAVLAPLATALVYVASELVKSTIDEERPCRAVARAAASLVPCPPYGDWSFPSNHSAIAGAAAVALALAVPRLAVLTLPMAVLMAFSRVFVGVHYPHDVGMGLLLGASLGALAVALLTGPMSRVIAAVQGSGIRAAVWFTGPGPARHP; encoded by the coding sequence ATGGACACCTCCGACCTCTACCGCCACATCACCGACTTCGCCCACGACACGCCCCCCTGGGTGCAGTCGGCCTTCGAGGTCTGGACCGAATACGGGCTCCTCGTATTCGGGTTGCTCTACATAGCCGCCTGGTGGCGTGCGCGCGGCCGGCGCGATCCGCGGGACGTGGCGCGCGCCGTGCTCGCACCGCTGGCCACCGCGCTGGTGTACGTCGCCTCCGAGCTGGTGAAGTCGACCATCGACGAGGAGCGGCCCTGCCGGGCGGTGGCCCGGGCGGCCGCGTCACTGGTCCCGTGTCCGCCCTACGGGGACTGGTCCTTCCCCAGCAACCACTCCGCCATCGCGGGCGCCGCGGCCGTCGCACTGGCACTGGCCGTGCCGCGCCTGGCGGTGCTGACCCTGCCGATGGCCGTGCTCATGGCCTTCTCCCGGGTGTTCGTGGGCGTGCACTACCCGCACGACGTGGGGATGGGCCTGCTGCTCGGCGCCTCGCTGGGCGCGCTGGCCGTGGCCCTGCTGACCGGGCCGATGAGCCGGGTGATCGCCGCCGTGCAGGGGAGCGGGATCAGAGCGGCCGTCTGGTTCACCGGTCCGGGCCCGGCGCGCCACCCGTAG
- a CDS encoding histone-like nucleoid-structuring protein Lsr2, with translation MAQKVQVLLVDDLDGGEADETVTFALDGKTYEIDLTTANAEKLRGLLDPYTKGGRRTGGRASAGRVKGRAAASAGNPDTAEIRAWAKENGYNVNDRGRVPADIREAYEKAKG, from the coding sequence GTGGCACAGAAGGTTCAGGTCCTTCTTGTCGACGACCTCGACGGTGGCGAGGCGGACGAGACCGTGACGTTCGCTCTGGATGGCAAGACCTACGAGATCGACCTCACCACCGCGAACGCCGAAAAGCTCCGCGGGCTGCTCGACCCGTACACCAAGGGCGGCCGCCGCACCGGTGGACGCGCCTCCGCCGGCCGCGTCAAGGGCCGCGCCGCGGCCTCGGCCGGCAACCCCGACACCGCCGAGATCCGCGCGTGGGCCAAGGAGAACGGCTACAACGTGAACGACCGCGGCCGCGTCCCCGCGGACATCCGCGAGGCCTACGAGAAGGCCAAGGGCTGA
- a CDS encoding LamG-like jellyroll fold domain-containing protein, producing MTDGTDRPDSPQPGPASGGYGYPQPGPSNPYQPEPVPGQPGQGFGPPPTAGETFPPPIPETFAAGPTPDWQAMADASESQRKKRRMLTIGGGVLAVLLVAGGATFFVLQGGDKPDKPAASSSGSPTPSGGAKSPTHNPDDDYPTLPGEPNVLRDYNGKTGIALGPGASLGELSMRTEVRFKGAPDSYAQGAEAAVDVTKSFSVSTRVYNTTEGGSHMAISQGDGDSYSFELGFEVVNGKKAWVFRVQTGDKGQAATAQQVVVDNVDTTKKWALLTGTYDAEKKTIALWVDDKQAGQAQVSGIWAGPGPLQLGRARHHGIWSASWEGALDHIRVFDQVLNQEQLTVVKTNKLGKIKPTHAWLV from the coding sequence ATGACTGACGGTACGGATCGCCCTGACAGCCCCCAGCCCGGCCCCGCCTCCGGCGGGTACGGCTATCCCCAGCCCGGGCCGTCCAACCCCTACCAGCCGGAGCCCGTGCCGGGGCAGCCGGGGCAGGGCTTCGGGCCGCCGCCCACCGCCGGGGAAACGTTCCCGCCCCCGATACCGGAGACCTTCGCCGCCGGCCCCACCCCGGACTGGCAGGCGATGGCCGACGCCTCCGAGTCGCAGCGCAAGAAGCGCCGGATGCTCACCATCGGCGGCGGGGTGCTCGCCGTGCTGCTGGTGGCGGGGGGCGCGACGTTCTTCGTACTGCAGGGCGGTGACAAGCCGGACAAGCCGGCGGCCTCCTCCTCGGGCTCCCCCACCCCCTCGGGCGGGGCGAAGTCCCCGACCCACAACCCCGACGACGACTACCCGACCCTCCCCGGCGAGCCGAACGTCCTGCGCGACTACAACGGCAAGACGGGCATCGCCCTGGGCCCGGGCGCCTCGCTGGGCGAACTGTCCATGCGCACCGAGGTCCGCTTCAAGGGCGCGCCGGACTCGTACGCGCAGGGCGCCGAGGCGGCCGTGGACGTCACGAAGAGCTTCAGCGTCTCCACCCGCGTCTACAACACCACCGAGGGCGGCTCACACATGGCGATCAGCCAGGGCGACGGGGACTCGTACTCGTTCGAGCTGGGCTTCGAGGTGGTGAACGGCAAGAAGGCCTGGGTGTTCCGGGTGCAGACCGGCGACAAGGGCCAGGCGGCCACGGCCCAGCAGGTCGTCGTGGACAACGTGGACACCACGAAGAAGTGGGCGCTGCTGACGGGGACCTACGACGCGGAGAAGAAGACCATCGCGCTGTGGGTGGACGACAAGCAGGCCGGCCAGGCGCAGGTCTCCGGCATCTGGGCCGGCCCCGGCCCGCTCCAGCTGGGCCGGGCCCGCCACCACGGGATCTGGAGCGCGTCGTGGGAGGGGGCCCTCGACCACATCCGGGTCTTCGACCAGGTCCTGAACCAGGAGCAGCTCACGGTCGTGAAGACCAACAAGCTCGGCAAGATCAAGCCGACCCACGCCTGGCTCGTCTGA